taaattttgtgactttttaaGTTATAGCGAGTGAAGTTCAATGACTATACTGTTATAGCGCGTACGGTTCGGTTATATTAACGGGACAAAAAAAGTTTTTGTAACTTCATTgttataatatataaaaatacataataatataaaaattatttacactAACTGTCTAAAGATTTGTTTATACTATTAGTACATTTTGACATGTTATAACAAGTTATTAACTATTTCATGTAACAGATTAATATGCTATGTACAACTTACCTGTCGTTGTAAGTAATCTTAACCTGATAGCGTTAACAAACTGTACAATCAGTGCCCAAAAGTTAAACTCAAAAAATAAACAAgaattggagccggttatgggtGGTCAAAGCTTCATTTctaagggcagcccggtgcaatAAGCTCTCGCTATGCGCGGGATCCGGAGAAGGggcggaccacaagggtctattgtacgcaaccttaccctgcatttctgcaaaaggctgttttcacggcttgaacccgttACCTCCTGATCACATGGCAGCAATTTTACCAGTTACGCAGAACCTTGTCAAAAGCTTCTTTTCCGATTCCAATAATCCTTAGCACTGAAATGGTAGAGCAGTGTGTAACACTTGTGATAGATTGAACACTAAGAACAGCACACTTTCTCTTCATTTCTCATATTCAAAAGTGGAAATCACAGTGCTTACTTAATAAAAAACTATGAAGAAAGTATAAACAACAAAATTTTACATCTACAAACAAACACTGATTTAAAAAATAACCCATTGCCCCTGGACCAAGCTGTCAAAAAGAAGATGAAAACATACATATAGAGGTACAGTTCTATATCTTTGTACATTCATAGACGTGGTCGTGCAATTACTGGATCGTCTGACCTCAGTTCTCAGGTTGAATTTAGTCCTTCACTGCCAATCTAGGTGTCATGAATCAACTGCATCAGCTCGTTGGAGAAGTTCCAAAACACTTCCGGCTTTTCTTTTGGCTCTATCAGTGCCATTCTCGGACAGTTCCTTCAGTACCTCTTCTACTCCAAGATCCCTAGCTACCTTTAAGTTCTGTACATCACCTGTACATAGAGACCACAAAATAGCTGCTGCATTTTCTCGGTTCCGAGAAGAACCTGTCCTAATTACCTCAACTAAGATGGGGATTGGCTCTGCTTGACCAATAGCGGCCTTACCCTCCTGATGACTTGCAAGTATTGCCAATATTGCGAGTGCTTCATCCATCATTCCACCTCCGGGATCCTTGAGCAATCTCATTAGCGGTGGCACAATCCCTGCCCGTACTGCCCTTACCTTGTTTCCTTGATAGATTGAGAGGTTGAATATAGCAGTGGCTGCATCCTTCTTTCCCCTTGGAGTTCCCTGACAAAGCAAATCAATAAGTGCTGGGATAGCACCAGCGGCTCCTATTGCCACTTTGTTTTCGTCAACCACCGATAAACTAAAAAGGGTAGCGGCTGCATTTTCCCTTGCTTCCATGCTTCCATTTCTTAGTACATCTACTATATCAGGTATAGCACCAGCATTTACAATAGTTCCCTTGTTAGATTCATTTATGGATAGGTTAAGGAGTGCAGTAACAGCATGCTCCTGAGTACGAGAATCTGATGAGGATAGCAGTTCAACAAGAAGAGGAATTGCTCCGGCTTCAGCAATGCAGACTCTGTTATCAGCATTTCTTTTGGCCAGCAAACGGAGCTCGCCAGCAGCTGCTCTTTGCTGTTCCGGATTACCATTGGCAAGTTTTTGTAACAACGCATCAATAGCAGCACGATCACAGTCCGAACCACCAGCTCCAGACCTTTTGTTCCTACAATTTCCTTGGTTTTTAGGCAGCTCAACACCATTGTTCTCACACCACAAGGCAATCAGGCTCTTCAAAACATAGTTTGGAGTCAACGCAGTGTGCAACAATGTCTGCTGAGTCTTAGGGCAGGTCTTGTGTCCTGCATCCAGCCACTTTTGAATGCAAGACCTTTCATAGGTCTGCACATGAAAGAAAAGCAGACAGCGTTTAATCTAAGCAAGTTATACAAAGAGCAATTAATTTAATCCTATAATCTGCCAAGGTAAAGTGAACTatcaagaaaataaaggtacTAAACCTGTCCCGTAGATACAATAACAGGATCTTTCATCAACTCAAGTGATATTGGACAGCGGAAATCATCTGGAATGACCGGGGATCTGTGCTTAATCATACTCTTGTCACCCTCAAGGGCATCCATTTCAGGATTCCCCGTCATTGCGCAGTCCTTTAGCTTTCTAAGGAGGAACGCAATCGTTTCAAAGCACTCTTCGGGAACTCCACCACTAGAAATGACCATGTCATGGATGGCGAGTGACTCCTTCTTTAGATCATTTACGGTCCTGAGATGCAGCTTCTCCGACAACCGTTTAAAAATCATGGATTCAGGATCTTGTTCCCTTTCTGCCATAGCTAAATCGATTACCAGTTGCACATCTGGTGATTCCATCTTTCCTTTTGCTCTTTTAAATTGAGTATGCACAAGTTCAATCTGGAAGAAGCCAAACATTGTAAAGATTTTCAGTAAAATAGAATGGACATCGGCCATAACTAACTAGTAAAGGATTGCTAAATGAAGTACTTGTTCTCGGACTTCCTCGGATATATCAAGCTTATTGTAAGGAATGTGGCTTAGTGCATCTTCAATTTGCTCTGTTACGTTTAGGAACCTTAATGATATGGTGTCCATCTGCAGAGCCTGCAAGACGAAAGGCACAGGTGACATTTAGAAATATGAAGCAAGAGACAACCATGATGATAATGTTTAGCACAGCGACAGAACGCGCTTGATGATACTGCACAAAAATCATCCTCCATGCAGAGTGTAAAACTAGAGCAGAGAGCATTCATTTGACCCCTCGATTATGGAAGTACAGATCGGGTACAATCTATAGTAAAAATGGCAACTTGGTGCAGTCCACATCTCAACAGAAACACAATTAAATGAATCATACTGGGTTCACACAGATGACGCTTTTAGATGTGATGCTTTACATGTTTCGACATGGTATCAAGGAAGGCAGAGACATTGGTTTGAATCTCACGTCAACTGTCAATGAAAATATTTCCATGTACTCGGGCCAAGGAAAAAAAATAGGCTAGCACGTGAGGAGGTGCTTTGAAGACCAAATTAAATACTGAAAAGTGTTCTCTTTCAAACTGTTCgagcttttagatgagatggttcACACAATTTAACAAATCTCATTGTCACATGAGAAAATTCAAGTACCGGATATCCTAAGAAACTGAATTTTCCATATGAGAGATCCAAGGAACAATTCATTCTATTTCCTttttatgtttaataatatatgttaGTGTGTCTAGAACATAAGCCAGAAGGAAATTAGACTTAGAACAGAAGGAAACTGGAACCATTTCCAAATTTTATTAAAAAACAGAGAATTTCAGTTGAAATAGAATATACCACTCCCCAAattcttgccttgaaagtttcaAATAGTAGGAGTAAGATACCAAGATGACTTAAGTTGAAAACTAACCAATttcaaaaatcaaatcaaaaagcCTAAAACATTTTGAAAACACTAAGATCTTGTCATTTGGCAAACAGTACTTGCTACAACTTCATTTTGGCATACTTCTTGAATTTTCATACTCTTTACAAAATCCTGTCATTGGACATACAGTAATTGCTACAaccctatgttgctcggactctccaaaagtattgccgcacccgtgtcggatccttcaaaaatgcactaaatttggaggatccgacacgcacccaCCAACATTTTTGAAGAGTCCGAGTAACATAGCTACAACCCGCTTTGAAATTAGAACCACCAAAAATATACTGGAAATGGAACATGGTAAAAGGTGAGACGGAAAGTGTAGATTTTGATTCAGGTACTTAGTTAATGACTTCGAACTTCTGAAAAGCTCATAGAATCTACAAAAGCTTCAAACTTAACAAGGAAAGATCAAAAGTTTCAAGCCAGGGCTGTCTGATGAGTCTACTAAGAGAAAGGTTCGTAACACAATTATATGAAGACAGGAACTACTCAAAAACACGTAATGTAAAGGCTTAGAAATCCATATTTCTACTGCCTAGATAAGATTAtgatttgaatatttctagaCCTTACTGCCTTTCAGGAGTACTTAATCCGATTTTACCTAAGTAATTAAAATATATGATTCAACTTTGTTTTGGTTGACAAATATGTAGGACAATTACCAACTAAACTCAACACCTAAATTTCACCACAGAGTATAAAAAGGGAAAAAGTTGAATATCACATTGATCTTTCCAGCAGCCATACAATCAGCAAAACATACATaaaaggcagcccggtgcacGAAGTATCCCGTGTTTAGAGGGTCTGGGAAAGGCCGCACCCCAAGAGGGTATAATATAGGTAGCCTAACCTGATGCAGGCATCAGTGGCTgattccacggcttgaacccgtgacctataggtcacaaggagacaactttaccgttgctccaaggctccccttcaatcAGTAAAACATACAGTAAGATACAAATTGATAGCTCTTATACTTAGATTACCTATATAATTGATCACTTATATTACTTTCTCATTTTCCGAAAAAACGCAATTGGCATATATCATTCAGCAGTGAAAGATTAAGGTAGAAAACAATACCTGAAAAATCTTACTGCCTTCATTTACAGATTTGAGAAACTCCAAAGCTGAATTAAGAGCAATTCTCAACAACTCAAGCCCATGAACCACCTCATCTCCAACCTCAACAATATCACTATCTTTCATTTCCTCAACTAAAGGGCTCAAAAGCTTCACCCTTCTCACCAAATTACTGTACATCCTCTTAGACACATTCTTGCACTCCGGCAAACCTGAAACGGCGTCGATTAACTCCGTCAGCTCATTGATTAAGGCCTCTTTCTCATGATCCATGTGTGCACCTCCTTATAGAAAATGGATTCTTTAATCAAATTGGGAAAACCCCAGTTGGAAAAATTGAGCAAAACCCCAGTTGGAAAAATTGAATCTTTGATCAAATTGGGAGAACCCCAGCTGAAAgaattgaatctttaatcaaattgaGCAAAACCCCAATTGGAAAAATTGAATCTTTGATCAAATTGGGAGAACCCCAGCTGGAAAAATTGAATCTTTGATCAAATTTGGAGAACCCCAGCTGGAAAATTTGAGTCTTTAATCAAATTGGGAAAACCCCAGTTTGAAAAatggaatctttaatcaaattggGAGAG
This sequence is a window from Nicotiana tomentosiformis chromosome 5, ASM39032v3, whole genome shotgun sequence. Protein-coding genes within it:
- the LOC104091337 gene encoding U-box domain-containing protein 14 — encoded protein: MDHEKEALINELTELIDAVSGLPECKNVSKRMYSNLVRRVKLLSPLVEEMKDSDIVEVGDEVVHGLELLRIALNSALEFLKSVNEGSKIFQALQMDTISLRFLNVTEQIEDALSHIPYNKLDISEEVREQIELVHTQFKRAKGKMESPDVQLVIDLAMAEREQDPESMIFKRLSEKLHLRTVNDLKKESLAIHDMVISSGGVPEECFETIAFLLRKLKDCAMTGNPEMDALEGDKSMIKHRSPVIPDDFRCPISLELMKDPVIVSTGQTYERSCIQKWLDAGHKTCPKTQQTLLHTALTPNYVLKSLIALWCENNGVELPKNQGNCRNKRSGAGGSDCDRAAIDALLQKLANGNPEQQRAAAGELRLLAKRNADNRVCIAEAGAIPLLVELLSSSDSRTQEHAVTALLNLSINESNKGTIVNAGAIPDIVDVLRNGSMEARENAAATLFSLSVVDENKVAIGAAGAIPALIDLLCQGTPRGKKDAATAIFNLSIYQGNKVRAVRAGIVPPLMRLLKDPGGGMMDEALAILAILASHQEGKAAIGQAEPIPILVEVIRTGSSRNRENAAAILWSLCTGDVQNLKVARDLGVEEVLKELSENGTDRAKRKAGSVLELLQRADAVDS